The nucleotide window GCCGGTCAGGGTTGGACCGCGCTCAGCTACCTCATCGGAGGCATGCTCGTGTGGGGTTTCATCGGCTGGCTGGTTGACCAGTGGCTCGACACCGGCGGCGTCGCCACCGGGATCGGCGTCGTGCTCGGTATGGCTGGGGGCATCATCCTGGTCATCCGCCGACTCGGCACGCCTACTTAGGAAGGGACGCGGTGTTCGGACAGGCGAACGTTCTGGCAGCGGGCCAGGCGGCATTCCCACCCACGGTGGAGGACTTCTACCTGCCCAGCATCCTGCCCTGGGGTGCGCACGACTCCTACTGGTTCACCAAGATCACGGCGATGGTCTGGATCGCGGTCGGCGTCCTGATCATCTTCTTCCTGGCGAGCTACCGGAACCCGCAGTTGGTGCCGACCAAGAAGCAGTGGTTCGCCGAGTCGATCTACGGCTTCGTGCGCAACAACATCGCGGTCGACATGATCGGTCACCAGGGTGTGCGGTTCGCGCCGTACTTCACCACGCTGTTCTGCTTCGTGCTGCTGACGAACGCGTTCGCGATCATCCCGTTCTTCCAGATCTCGCCGAACTCGCACATCGCGTTCCCGGCGTTCCTCGCGATCATCAGCTACGTGCTGTTCAACTACATCGGCATCAAGAAGCACGGCTTCGTCAAGTACTTCAAGAACTCTCTGGTTCCGCCGGCACCCTGGTTCATCCTGCCGCTGCTGATCCCGATCGAGCTCTTCTCCACCTTCATCGTCCGGCCGTTCTCGCTCGCGGTTCGTCTCTTCGCGAACATGTTCGCCGGTCACATGCTCCTGCTGGTCTTCACGCTCGGCGGCTTCGCGATGCTGAGTGCTAACGCCTGGCTGGCGCCGGTCTCGGTGCTCTCCTGGGTGATGACCATCG belongs to Micromonospora ureilytica and includes:
- a CDS encoding AtpZ/AtpI family protein, translating into MAGDQTPRPAGEPDDYPSGAGQGWTALSYLIGGMLVWGFIGWLVDQWLDTGGVATGIGVVLGMAGGIILVIRRLGTPT
- the atpB gene encoding F0F1 ATP synthase subunit A — protein: MFGQANVLAAGQAAFPPTVEDFYLPSILPWGAHDSYWFTKITAMVWIAVGVLIIFFLASYRNPQLVPTKKQWFAESIYGFVRNNIAVDMIGHQGVRFAPYFTTLFCFVLLTNAFAIIPFFQISPNSHIAFPAFLAIISYVLFNYIGIKKHGFVKYFKNSLVPPAPWFILPLLIPIELFSTFIVRPFSLAVRLFANMFAGHMLLLVFTLGGFAMLSANAWLAPVSVLSWVMTIALTFLEFLVIVLQAYVFTVLTASYVQGALAEEH